DNA sequence from the Streptomyces cinnabarinus genome:
CGTGTTGAACGTCTTAGAGTAGGTCTGGCCCGCCTTGAAGGACTGCTCGCCGCCGAGCGTGTAGTACGCCTCGGTGATCGGCCAGCCGTCCGCGTCGACCCCGCCGATCTGCTCGAAGTCCAGCTGCCACTTCACACCGGAGGCGGCGGACAGATACAGCGTGCGGGTGCCGGGCAGCTTCTGGCTGATGCCGATCGAGGAGCCGCTGCTCGTTGCGTTGGGCAGCCAGCCCACGGCGTTGACGGCGCCCTTCTTGCCGCTCGACGAGGCGCCCATGCCGACCTTCACCGTGGCCAGCTCGCTCGCCTTGTAGTGCTTGGTGTAACCGGTGGCCAGCTGCTGCACCTTGCCGCCGGCGACGGTGTTGTACTCCGCCTTGTCACCGCTGCTCCAGTGGCCGTCCCACTGCTGGGACAGCGAACCGTCGGTGACCTTCGGACCGAGGCCCTTGGTGCGGAAGTTGGCGTAGGTGTCCAGGAACCAGATGAACCCATAGCCGGAGTCGCCCACCTGGAGCTCGTACCCCGGAGCGGCGAACTCCGACTTGGCGTTCGCGTCCGGCACGGTGATGTCCACCGGCTTGGCGGTACGGGCGTCCAGCGTGACCGTCGTGTTCTTGGTGACGTTCAGCTTGGGCTGGGCCAGCCAGTCGATGCCCTTGGTGGGGTCCTCGGCGTCCACGGAGATGCTGGAGTCCAGGATGTACTGGCCCTTGGGGACGCGCACCGTGACGGTGCCGTCGGCGTCGTACGGGAAGAAGTACCGGTTCTCGGCGAGACCCCCGACGCCCAGCAGGAAGGCGCTCCAGTACTCGGCCGCGGTGCCGTCACGGTTGATGGCCTTCACCGTGAGGTCGTACGACTCCACCTCGCGCTGCACCGCGGCGGCCGTACGGACGCTCTGCCCGCCGCCCGTCGCCGTGATGTACGCGGAGTAGGCGCCGTCCAGGGTGCCGCCCAGCTTGGTGTTGACCGTCATGTCCACGCTGGCCTTGCCGCCCGCGGGGACGGTCACCGAGGTGGCGCCCAGCTTGAAGAAGCCCGCCGGGGCCGGCTGGCCCTTGGGGTTGGTGGCGGTCGCCGACAGCTTCAGCGTGACGTCCTCGGTACCGAGGTTGCGGTACGTCACCTGCTTGGTGACCGGGGTGTCGTCGGTGTGCGGCCACTGCTGCACGCCGAAGCTCACCGACACCGGATCGGCGATCACGGTCTGCTTGATGGCCTTGTCGACCTGGATCCGGCCCGAACCCTGCTCGAACGGCGTGTACTTGCCGCCCTTGGTGGACGCGGTCAGCGCGCCCTTGAGCTCGGCGTACGTCCACTCCGGGTGCTGCTGCTTCAGGATCGCGGCGGCGCCCGCGACATGCGGCGTCGCCATCGACGTACCCGAGATGGTCAGGTAGCCGGGCGGCTTCTCGCCGACCTCCTGCTCGATCAGGCTGCCCTTGGCGGACGCGGCGGTGATGTCCACACCGGGCGCGGTGACGTCCGGCTTGATGGCGCCGTCGCCGAGGCGCGGTCCGGTGGAGGAGAAGTCGGCCAGCTTGTCCTTGTCGTCGACGGCGCCGACGGTGAGCGCGGCGTCCGCGCTGCCCGGCGAACCGACCGACTCCGGGCCCGAGTTGCCCGCAGCGATGGCGAACAGGATGCCCTTCTCGGCGGACAGCTTGTTGACCGCCGCCTCCAGCGGGTCCACCTCGGGGGTGTCCATGCCGCCGAGGCTGAGGTTGACGACCTGGGCGCCCTGCTCGGCCGCCCACTCCATGCCGGCCAGGATGCCGGAGTCGTCACCGGAGCCGGTGTCGTCGAGGACCTTGCCGTTCAGGACCTGGGCGCCGGGCGCCACGCCCTTGTACTTGCCGCCGGACTTCGCGCCGGTGCCCGCCGCGATGGACGCGACATGCGTGCCGTGGCCGACCTTGTCCTCGGCGGTGGCGGCCGGGGTGAAGTTCTTGGCGGCGATCACCTGGTCCTTGAGGTCCGGGTGGTTGGCGTCGACGCCGGTGTCCAGCACGGCGATCTTGACGCCCTTGCCGTCGTACCCCGCCGACCAGGCCTTCGGGGCGCCGATCTGGGCCACGGACTTGTCGAGCGTGGCCTTGCGGGTGCCGTCGAGCCAGATGTGCGCGATGCCCGAGGCGGTCCTGCCGCTGTTGGTGACGGCGTCCCACAGGTCGGGCGTCTCGGCGTACGGCGTCTGCACCGCGTCCGCGTTCAGGGACTTCAGGGTGCGGCGCAGCTCGCCCGACTCGCGGACGTCGGCCTTGGTGCCGGTGGCGGCGCCCTGGTAACCGACGATCACCTTCAGGCCCTTGGCCTGCGACTTGCGGGTCGTGGACTTGTTCAGCTCGGTGATGTCGAAGAGGCGCTGGTCGAGCTTTCCGGCGGCGATCAGCCGGGCCGCGTCGGCCGGGATGACGAGCGTGTGCCCGTCGGCCTTGCGGACCTGGACGGGTATGTGCTGACGGCCCTTCGCCCGCTCCAGGCCCACGACTTGGCCCTTGGCGTTCACGGCGACCCGGTCACCCGTGATGAGGGTGATGCGGTGGTGGGCGGAGAGCTGGGCGGCGGAATCGCTCCGCTGCTCGGGCTTCGCCGACGCCGGGCTGGTCATTCCGGCGGCGAGGGCGACGGCGGCTGCCGTGGCGACGGTGGCCGCGCATGCTCTTTTCACTTGTCTGCGCAAGTTTCCCCCTTGCTGATGTACCGGGTGAATTTCCCCGTTCACCCGGCCGGGGGTGGTCCTGCACAGACGTACGTGCACCCCCCGGTATACGAAGTATGCCGGGGAGTGATCAGCGACCTCAATAGACCGGGGACGGGCAGAATCGGACTGTTACGAACCGGACTTACCCGCCGGACTTACCCGCCCGTGTTTTCCCGGACGGAGATCTTTCCCTTGCGGATGGTCGCGAGACGGGGGGCCTTCTTCGCGATGGACGAATCGTGCGTGACCATGATGAAAGTGAGCCCGAGCTCCTTCCACATTCGTTCGAGCACCTCCATGATCTCGTCGCGCATCGACTCGTCGAGATTGCCGGTGGGTTCATCGGCGAGCAGCACCTTGGGCTCCTTGACCAAGGCCCGGGCGATGGCCACGCGCTGCTGCTGACCACCGGACATCTCCGACGGCAGATGTCCCAGGCGCTCTCCCAGACCCACCGACTTCAGCGCCTCGGCGGCGCGTTCGCGCCGCTCCTTCACCTTCGCGCCGAGCGGTACGAGCGCGGTTTCGACGTTCTCCTGTGCGGTCAGCGTGGGGATCAGATTGAAACTCTGGAAGACGAAGCCGATGTTCTCGCTGCGAACGCGGGTCAGCTTGGACTCGGAAAGTTTGGCCAGATCCGTGCCATCCAGAACGACCTCGCCCGACGTCGGGCGGTCCAGGCCACCGAGCATCTGGAGAAGGGTGGACTTGCCGCCGCCGGTGGGGCCCTGAATGACGAGACGGTCCCCGTCGGCGATGGTGAGGTCAACTCCGTGGAGGGCGTGGACTGTTTCTTTGCCTCGGGTGTAGAGCTTGGTGACGTTTCTGAGTTCGTACATAGGGGGCTCCTGGGTTGGTTCGAGGTCGACGCTGCTTCAGTCCCAACCCGCGCTACTCGACGCGCCTCAACGCGTCCGCCGGGCGCAGGCGCGATGCCCGCCAGCCGCCGAACGCGCCCGCGATCAGGCCGCCCGCCACCGCCAGGCCCACCGCCAGGGCGATCGTCGTCGCGCTCACCGGGGCCGTGAGGGCCACCTCCAGGGCGCTGGAGGTCTGCTCGGCGCCGGGGCCACCGCCCATCGCGCCACCCGGGCCGCCGGCCATGCCGCCGCCCGGCCCGCCGAAGCCGCCGCCCATGGAGCCGAGTTGGGCCTCCAGGGTCGGGCTGACCGCCGTCACGGCGTAGGCGCCGGCGAGGCCCACCGCGATGCCGAGGACGCCGCCGACCAGGCCGTTGACGACCGCCTCACCGACGACCTGCCGGGTCACCCGGCCCGACTTCCAGCCCAGCGCCTTCAGCGTGCCGAACTCCCGCACCCGGCGCGAGACGGCCGAGGAGGTGAGCAGCCCGGCCACCAGGAACGCGGCCACCAGCACCGCGATCGACAGCCACTTGCCGACACTGCTCGCGAGGTCCGACGCCGTCGACAGGGAGCCCGACACCGTGTCCGCCAGATCCGCCGAAGTCGTCACCGTCGTACCGGAGATGTTCTGCTGGATCTCCGACTTCACCGCGTCGATCCGCTGGGAGTCGGTCGCCTTGACGTAGATCGTAGTGACCTTGTTCTTCGAGTCGCTCAGCGTCTGCGCCTGCTTGAGCGGCATGTAGAGGTTGGCCGCCGCGTCCCCGCTCTCGGGCGTGGCGATGCCGATCACCTCGAACTTGGTGCCCTTCACCGTCACCTTGGAGCCGACCTTCAGCTCCTTCTCCTTGGCGTAGGAGGCATCGGCGACGACCACCTTCGCGTTCGTCTCGGTCGACTTGAACATACGACCACTGGTGATCTTCGAGGAGGTCAGCGGACCGAGCGCGGGCTCGGTGACATCCGTGCCGTAGACCGAGTAGTTGTTGACGTCGAACTCGGCGCCACCGCCCTCGACCCGGCCCTCGGGGGACTGCATCCCCCCGCCGGGACCGCCCTGCTGCTGGCCGCCGCCGCCCTCCTGCTGCTGGAACTCGCCGCGCCGGAACTGCCCGCTGACCTTGATGACCTGGAGGCTCAGCCCGCCCACCGCGTCCGAGACGCCGTTCTGGTCGCCGACCTTGTCCACGGTCGAGGACGCGAGCGTCTGGAAGCCCTGGACCATGACCCGGTCGCTGCTCTGCTCCTCGTCGGAGTCCTCGTCCTGGGCGTCGAACTCGAAGCGCGGCCGCTCCGGCTGACTGCCCTCTGCGGCGGCCGCCTTGGTGACCGTCATGTCGGTGCCGAGCCCGTACAGCGACTCCAGGACCTTGTCCTGGGCCTTGCCCATGCCCGCGGACACGGAGTTGACCACGATGACCAGGGCGATGCCCAGCGCGAGGCCGGAGGCGACGACGAGGGCCGCCTTTCTGCGGCGGCGCAACTCGCGCCTCAGGTAGGTGAAGAACATGCGCCGCAAGCTAGGGACGGCTCGTGATGAAGGGATAAGGCCGAAATAAGAGAAGGATGAGAAGGCTGTCCGTGAGCCAGGAAGCGGCTGGTTTTTCGCTCAGCGCTGACCCGGGCCCCGGCGACGCCGGAAGAGCACCTTCCGTCCGGCTTCCGTGCTTGTGTGTGGGCATGACGGCTCACACGGTGGAATACGTCCGGTACCGCATTCCCGAGCAGCAGTCGGCGGAGTTCCTGGCCGCCTACACCCGAGCGGCGGCCGCTCTGACGGCGGCCCCGCAATGCGTCGACTACGAACTGACCCAATGCGAGGAGGACTCCGAGCACTTCATCCTGCGGATCACCTGGACCTCGACCGAGGACCACATCAAGGGCTTCCGCACCTCGGCGGTGTTCACCGACTTCCTGGCCGAGATCCGCCCCTACGTCGGCAACATCGAGGAGATGCGGCACTACCGGCAGACCGGTGTGCGCGGCACGGGCGCGGCGGTGCCGACGCTCTACACCTGGGCGGGCGGCGCCGAGGCGTTCAGCCGCCTCACTACGGCGTTCTACGACCGGGCCCTGAAGGACGAACTGCTGGCCCCCCTCTTCGAGGGCCTGCCCGCGGAGCACGCCGAGCATGTCGCCCTCTGGTTCGGCGAGGTCTTCGGCGGCCCGGCCGTCTACTCCGGCACCCAGGGCGGCCACAACCACATGGTCGCCAAGCACATGGGCCTGGGCATCACCGAGACCCAGCGCCGCCGCTGGGTCAACCTCATGCAGGACGCGGCGGACGAGGTGGGCCTGCCCACGGACGCCGAGTTCCGCTCGGCCTTCCTCGCCTATGTGGAGTGGGGCACCCGCCTGGCCGTCTACTTCTCCGGCCCCGACGCCCAGGCCCCGGCCGAACAGCCGGTGCCCCGGTGGAACTGGGGGGCGGCGCCGCCGTATCAGGGATGAGCCGCCCCGGTCCCCGCCCGGGTCGCGTCCGTGCCCCAGCTCGCCAGCAGCCGGAGCGCGTCCGCGGACGGGGACCCCGGCTCCGCGTGATACGTGATCAGGACCTGCTCGCTCTCGTCGGCCAGCCGGAACGACTCGAAGGACAGGGTCAGTTCACCCACCAGCGGATGACGCAGCGGCTTGACGCCGTAGGTCTTCTCCTTGACGTCGTGCGTGGCCCACAGCCGCCGGAACTCCTCGCTCTTCACGGAGAGTTCGCCGACCAGGGCGGACAGCTGAGGGTCGTCCGGATGGCAGCCCGCGTCCATGCGCAGGAAGCTGACGATGTCGTACGCCTTCTGGTCCCACTCGATGAACAGCTCGCGGTACTCGGGCCGCAGGAACACCAGCCGCGCCCAGTTCCGGTCCTGCGGCGGCAGTTCGGCCCAGTCGCCGAAGACGGCGGCCGCCATACGGTTCCAGGCGAGGATGTCGGAGCGGCGGCCGGTGATGTACGCCGGGACCGTCTCGATCGAGTCCAGCAGCTGCCGTAGCGCCGGACGCACCTGCTCCTGGCGCGCCGCCTGCTTCTTCTTGTGCTGCTTCGGCTTCGCCAGATGCGTCAGATGCGCGTGCTCGGCGTTGCTCAGCCGCAGCGCCCGCGCGATGGAGTCCAGTACCTCCGCCGACACATTGCGGCCGTTGCCCTGCTCAAGACGGGTGTAGTACGCCACCGACACCCCGGCCAGCTGGGCCAGCTCCTCACGGCGCAGCCCCGGCACCCTGCGGTGCCGTCCGTACTCGGGCAGCCCCACGTCCTCCGGCTTCAGCCGGGCGCGCCGGGTGCGCAGGAACTCGCTGAGCTCGGCACGCCGGTCCAGGCCGCCGCCGGGCTCCTGGCGGGATGCGGGCTGCTCGTTCATGCGTCCATTATTCCCGGTCGTACGCACACCAGCCTGCCCCCGTCAGTAGTAGGAACAGCAGACGTACGCAAAGCCGTGACCTGGGTGGATGTCGGCTCGACCGGCAGTGTGGAGACGTGCCCGGACGGAAGGCAGCCGGGCGCGCAACCCCCTAGGAGAACCACTCCCATGACCACTGTCGCTGCGTACGCCGCCCCCGCTGCCAAGGCCCCGCTGGAGCGCACCACGATCGAGCGCCGGGCGGTCGGCGAGTTCGATGTGCTGATCGACATCAAGTTCGCCGGAATCTGCCACTCGGACATCCACCAGGCCCGCGAGGGCTGGGGTGAGGCCATCTTCCCGATGGTCCCCGGCCATGAGATCGCGGGCGTGGTCACCGAGGTCGGATCCGGCGTCACCCGGTACACCGTCGGTGACCGGGTGGGCGTCGGCTGCATGGTCGACTCCTGCCGTGAGTGCGACAACTGCAAGGCCGGTCTTGAGCAGTACTGCACCGGCGGCGGCATGACCGGCACCTACAACGCCCTCGACAGGAACGGCGAGCCCACCTACGGCGGGTACTCCCAGCAGATCGTCGTGGACGAGAACTACGTCGTCCGGATCCCGGACGGACTGTCCCTGGACGTGGCCGCGCCGCTGCTGTGCGCGGGCATCACCACGTACTCCCCGCTCAGGCACTGGAACGCCGGGCCCGGCAAGAAGGTCGCCGTCGTCGGCATGGGCGGCCTCGGCCACATGGCCGTCAAGATCGCCCACGCGCTCGGCGCCGAGGTGACGGTCCTGTCGCAGTCCCTGCGCAAGCAGGAGGACGGGCTGAAGCTGGGCGCGCACCACTACTACGCCACCAGCGACCCGAAGACCTTCGAGGAGCTGGCCGGCAGCTTCGACCTGATCCTGTCCACGGTCTCGGCCCCGCTGAACCTGGACCAGTTCCTGTCGCTGCTCAGGACGGACGGCGCGTTCGTGAACGTCGGCGCCCCCGAGGAGCCCGTCGCGCTCAACCTCTTCTCGGTGATCATGGGCCGCAAGTCCCTCGCCGGGTCCGGCATCGGCGGCATCCAGGAGACCCAGGAGATGCTGGACTTCTGCGCTGAGCACGGCTTCGGTGCGGAGATCGAGCTGATCGCCGCGAGCGAGATCAACGAGGCGTACGAGCGGGTGCTGGCGAGTGATGTCCGGTACCGGTTCGTGATCGACACCGCCACGATCTGAGCTCGGCCATCTGACTGAGCTCGGCATCTGACCGAGGGCCCCGGAGGTTCCCCCGCCCCCGGGGCCCTCACCGTGCCTCGTGCGCCCCCGGTGTGTGCCCGAACGTCCGCCGGAACACCTCGATGAACGCGCTCGCCGACGACCAGCCGCAGGCATGCGCCACGGCGGTCACGGACCGGCCCTCGGCCAGCAGCACCAGCGCGTGGTGCAGCCGCAGTTGGGTGCGCCACTGCGGGAAGGTCATCCCGAGGTCGGCCCGGAAGAGCCGGGACAGGGTCCGCTCACTGGCCCCGACCTCCCGGCCGAGCGCGCCGAGCGTCCGCTGGTCGGCCGGGTCCTCGTGCAACAGGGCGCACAGCGCCCGCAGTTGGGGGTGGTCGGGAGCCGGGAGGTGCAGCGGCTGCTGCGGCGAGGCCCGCAACTGGTCGAGCAGTACCGCCCGCAGCCGCCCGCGCTCGGGGGTGTCGTCCTGCGGGGCGCGCGTGTAGGCGAGGATCAGCTCGCGCAGCAGCGGGCCGACGCTCAGCACGGTCGGCGCGGTGCGGCCGAGCGGGTTGTCGGACGCGGGCAGGCCCACGAGATGCAGGTCGAGACCGCCGTACGCCCGATGCGCGTGCACGGTGCCCGCGGGCACCCAGACCGCCCGGGTGGCCGGGGCGACCCAGGACCCGGCGTCGGTGGTGACGGCGAGGACACCGCGGGCGGCGTAGACGATCTGGTGTTCGTCGTGGCGGTGGGCGTCGATGGCGGCGCCCGGGGCGAGGAACTGGGCGCGGGTGGGGGCGGCCGGCGTGTGGCGGATCTGCGTCATTGCTTGGCAGATTATCGAAAGCCCGACAGGTGCCGTCCCGCCGACGATGGCCAGGTGCGAAGGAACAAGTCGATCATTCTGCTGTCGGCGGGGCATGCCTGCGTCGACGTCTACCAGGGCGCCGTCGCCGCCCTCGTCCCCTTCTTCGTCGCCGAGCGCGCCTACTCCTACGCCGCCGCCTCGGGCGTCGTGCTCGCCGCCTCCCTCCTCTCCTCGGTGGCCCAGCCCCTGTTCGGGGCGCTGACCGACCGCCGCCCCCTGCCCTGGCTGCTGCCCGTCAGCACCCTGCTCGGCGGCGCCGGGATCGCGCTGAGCGGACTGGGGGACTCCTACGCGCTGACGCTGGCGCTGGTGGCGCTGTCCGGTCTTGGGGTCGCGGCGTACCACCCGGAATCGGCGCGCGTCGCCCGCCTCGCGTCCCGGGGCAGCCACACCGCGATGGGCTGGTTCTCCCTCGGCGGCACGCTCGGCTTCGCGGCGGCTCCGCTGCTGGTCGCGGCGGTCGTCGCGGGCGGTGGTCTGCGGCTGACCCCGCTGTTGGTGATACCGGCGGTGGTGGGAAGCGTGCTGTGCCTCGTGGCGCTGCGGGCGCCGGCGGAAAGGCCGAGGAAGCCGGGGGCGCGGGACCTGTCGGCGGGATCCGACGATCCCCGCTCCTTCGCCCGTCTGTCCCTGGCCGTGGTCTGTCGCTCGATCACCTTCATCGGCCTCAGCACCTTCATCGCCTTCCACGTCCAGGAGCGCACCGGCGGCGGGACGGCGTCCGGCACCGCCGCGCTGTTCGTCCTGTACGCGGGCGGCGCGGTGGGCAGTGTGCTGGGCGGTGCCCTGGCCGAGCGCTGGGACCGGGTCGCCGTGGTGCGCCGCTCGTACCTGCTGACGGTCGTCGCGGTGGCGGGCCTGGTGTTCGCCCCCGGCCCGGCGGTCTACGTCTTCGTCGCCCTGGCCTCGGCGGGCCTGTACGTCCCCTTCTCCCTCCAGGTCACCCTTGGCCAGGACTACCTGCCCACCCGCATCGGCACCGCGGGCGGCATCACCCTCGGCCTCACGGTCAGCGTGGGCGGCCTGACCACCCCGCTGATCGGCGCCGCGGCCGACGCGACGTCCCTGCGGACGGCCCTGGCCCCGCTGGCGCTGCTGCCCGCGGTGGGGTGGCTGCTGGTACGGGGGCTGCGGGAGCCCCGTGCGGCCGCGGACGCCGTGGTCACTTCTGGAGCGCCTTGATTCCGTCCTGGGCTGCCATGACCAGTTCCAAGCCCCGGGTGTCCTCGATGGGTTCGCGCATCTGGTTGGTCACGTAGGCCACCACCGAGCGGGTCTCGGGCTCGATCATGACGAGGGAGCCGCCCCAGCCGCCCCAGCCGAAGGTGGAGCCGAACAGGCCGTAGCCGAGACCCCAGCGGGTCGTCATGCCGAGGGTGCGGTCCTCGCCGTTGAACTGTTCCTGCCGGGCCCGGTCGGCACCGGCCGGGGAGAGGAGCCGTGTCGCGCCGACCGAGCCGCCGCAGGCCAGCGCGGACTGGACCAGGGCCACCGAGCGGGCGTTGCCGAAGCCGCTGGCGGCGGGGATCTCGGCGCGGCGCCAGGCGGGGCTGTTGCCGACGCGGACGCGGAGGGCGGGGGTGTGGGGCTCGGTCGGGTCGATGCCGCCGGGCGGGCTCGCCGAGTAGTCCTCGTCCTGGCCCGGGGGCGGGACGCTGGGGGCGACCCGGGTGTCGTGCTCGGCGGACAGGCCGATGTGGAAGTCGGCGCCCAGGGGTCCCGCGATCTCGTCGGCGAAGAACGTGCTCAGGGTGCGGCCGGTGACGCGGCGGACGACCTCGCCCACCAGGTAGCCCTGGGTGAGCGAGTGGTAGCCGGCGGCGCTGCCCGGCTCCCAGCGCGGTGCCTGTGCCGCGAGCCGGGAGGTGGCGGTGTCCCAGTCGTACAGCTCGGTCGGGGCGAGCGGCGGATCCCAGTCGGGCAGCCCGGCGGTGTGCGCGAGCAACTGCCGTACCAGTACCCGTTCCTTCCCGGCCGCCGCGAACTCGGGCCAGTACCGGGCGACGGGCGCGTCCACGTCGAGGGCGCCGCGATCGGCCAGGACCAGCGCGCACAGGGCCGTCATGGTCTTGGTGACGGACCAGACGTTGACGAGGGTGTCCCGCTGCCAGGGCACGCTCCGCCCGGCGTCGGCGTACCCGCCCCACACGTCCACCACCGGCTCGCCGTCCACGAACACGGCGACCGAGCCGCCCGCGTCCCCGCCGTCCAGGAACTCCGCGAGCGTGCTCGGCACGGCGGTGAAGAGATCGTCGTACGTGCCATGGATGTCGGCCATGCCGCTATGAAGCCCGGGTGGCGGGCTGGGCGCAACCGAAATTCTCGGGGCTCCTGGTCTCCTACGGCTCTTGGTCCCGCAGGCTGTTGACGGCCGCCTGGATCTGGAGCCAGCTCGGGTCGGCGTCGGTCGCGGCGTCCGCCGCGTCCAGATCCGCCGCCGACCAGGTCCGGAACCCGTCGGTCACGACGAGGTGTTCCTCCAGGTCGCGGCCCTCGCAGGCGTCCTCGGGGACTTCGGAGGTGCTGTGCAGGAACTCGGCGACGGCGGCCTTTGCGATGTCGGGGTCAGCGGTGCGGCCGGGCACGGACAGCAGGGCGAGTTCACCGGCTGCGGTGCCGACGAGGAGTTCACCGGCCGTGGTCGAGGTGAGCGCGGTGACCGGCGAGCCGTCG
Encoded proteins:
- a CDS encoding S8 family peptidase — encoded protein: MKRACAATVATAAAVALAAGMTSPASAKPEQRSDSAAQLSAHHRITLITGDRVAVNAKGQVVGLERAKGRQHIPVQVRKADGHTLVIPADAARLIAAGKLDQRLFDITELNKSTTRKSQAKGLKVIVGYQGAATGTKADVRESGELRRTLKSLNADAVQTPYAETPDLWDAVTNSGRTASGIAHIWLDGTRKATLDKSVAQIGAPKAWSAGYDGKGVKIAVLDTGVDANHPDLKDQVIAAKNFTPAATAEDKVGHGTHVASIAAGTGAKSGGKYKGVAPGAQVLNGKVLDDTGSGDDSGILAGMEWAAEQGAQVVNLSLGGMDTPEVDPLEAAVNKLSAEKGILFAIAAGNSGPESVGSPGSADAALTVGAVDDKDKLADFSSTGPRLGDGAIKPDVTAPGVDITAASAKGSLIEQEVGEKPPGYLTISGTSMATPHVAGAAAILKQQHPEWTYAELKGALTASTKGGKYTPFEQGSGRIQVDKAIKQTVIADPVSVSFGVQQWPHTDDTPVTKQVTYRNLGTEDVTLKLSATATNPKGQPAPAGFFKLGATSVTVPAGGKASVDMTVNTKLGGTLDGAYSAYITATGGGQSVRTAAAVQREVESYDLTVKAINRDGTAAEYWSAFLLGVGGLAENRYFFPYDADGTVTVRVPKGQYILDSSISVDAEDPTKGIDWLAQPKLNVTKNTTVTLDARTAKPVDITVPDANAKSEFAAPGYELQVGDSGYGFIWFLDTYANFRTKGLGPKVTDGSLSQQWDGHWSSGDKAEYNTVAGGKVQQLATGYTKHYKASELATVKVGMGASSSGKKGAVNAVGWLPNATSSGSSIGISQKLPGTRTLYLSAASGVKWQLDFEQIGGVDADGWPITEAYYTLGGEQSFKAGQTYSKTFNTAVFGPHLNADFGLYRDGNDIFGYLPLFADGKAHAGSSEFSSVTTTLYRNGTKVGTNDDPLFGEKQFKVPSAEAEYKLTTSVKRSVKVAAASTRIDASWTFKSKKPGADPAKLPASTVRFNAKTGLDSKVAAGHTKTIPVVVEGAAKGSNLKSLAVYVSYDYGQTWKKVTVTNGKIKVKSPEKGKGISFHAKIADKKGNKSTISIYNAYYGK
- a CDS encoding ABC transporter ATP-binding protein — its product is MYELRNVTKLYTRGKETVHALHGVDLTIADGDRLVIQGPTGGGKSTLLQMLGGLDRPTSGEVVLDGTDLAKLSESKLTRVRSENIGFVFQSFNLIPTLTAQENVETALVPLGAKVKERRERAAEALKSVGLGERLGHLPSEMSGGQQQRVAIARALVKEPKVLLADEPTGNLDESMRDEIMEVLERMWKELGLTFIMVTHDSSIAKKAPRLATIRKGKISVRENTGG
- a CDS encoding ABC transporter permease, whose protein sequence is MFFTYLRRELRRRRKAALVVASGLALGIALVIVVNSVSAGMGKAQDKVLESLYGLGTDMTVTKAAAAEGSQPERPRFEFDAQDEDSDEEQSSDRVMVQGFQTLASSTVDKVGDQNGVSDAVGGLSLQVIKVSGQFRRGEFQQQEGGGGQQQGGPGGGMQSPEGRVEGGGAEFDVNNYSVYGTDVTEPALGPLTSSKITSGRMFKSTETNAKVVVADASYAKEKELKVGSKVTVKGTKFEVIGIATPESGDAAANLYMPLKQAQTLSDSKNKVTTIYVKATDSQRIDAVKSEIQQNISGTTVTTSADLADTVSGSLSTASDLASSVGKWLSIAVLVAAFLVAGLLTSSAVSRRVREFGTLKALGWKSGRVTRQVVGEAVVNGLVGGVLGIAVGLAGAYAVTAVSPTLEAQLGSMGGGFGGPGGGMAGGPGGAMGGGPGAEQTSSALEVALTAPVSATTIALAVGLAVAGGLIAGAFGGWRASRLRPADALRRVE
- a CDS encoding group II truncated hemoglobin, with the protein product MTAHTVEYVRYRIPEQQSAEFLAAYTRAAAALTAAPQCVDYELTQCEEDSEHFILRITWTSTEDHIKGFRTSAVFTDFLAEIRPYVGNIEEMRHYRQTGVRGTGAAVPTLYTWAGGAEAFSRLTTAFYDRALKDELLAPLFEGLPAEHAEHVALWFGEVFGGPAVYSGTQGGHNHMVAKHMGLGITETQRRRWVNLMQDAADEVGLPTDAEFRSAFLAYVEWGTRLAVYFSGPDAQAPAEQPVPRWNWGAAPPYQG
- a CDS encoding helix-turn-helix domain-containing protein, giving the protein MNEQPASRQEPGGGLDRRAELSEFLRTRRARLKPEDVGLPEYGRHRRVPGLRREELAQLAGVSVAYYTRLEQGNGRNVSAEVLDSIARALRLSNAEHAHLTHLAKPKQHKKKQAARQEQVRPALRQLLDSIETVPAYITGRRSDILAWNRMAAAVFGDWAELPPQDRNWARLVFLRPEYRELFIEWDQKAYDIVSFLRMDAGCHPDDPQLSALVGELSVKSEEFRRLWATHDVKEKTYGVKPLRHPLVGELTLSFESFRLADESEQVLITYHAEPGSPSADALRLLASWGTDATRAGTGAAHP
- a CDS encoding NAD(P)-dependent alcohol dehydrogenase, producing MTTVAAYAAPAAKAPLERTTIERRAVGEFDVLIDIKFAGICHSDIHQAREGWGEAIFPMVPGHEIAGVVTEVGSGVTRYTVGDRVGVGCMVDSCRECDNCKAGLEQYCTGGGMTGTYNALDRNGEPTYGGYSQQIVVDENYVVRIPDGLSLDVAAPLLCAGITTYSPLRHWNAGPGKKVAVVGMGGLGHMAVKIAHALGAEVTVLSQSLRKQEDGLKLGAHHYYATSDPKTFEELAGSFDLILSTVSAPLNLDQFLSLLRTDGAFVNVGAPEEPVALNLFSVIMGRKSLAGSGIGGIQETQEMLDFCAEHGFGAEIELIAASEINEAYERVLASDVRYRFVIDTATI
- a CDS encoding AraC family transcriptional regulator — encoded protein: MTQIRHTPAAPTRAQFLAPGAAIDAHRHDEHQIVYAARGVLAVTTDAGSWVAPATRAVWVPAGTVHAHRAYGGLDLHLVGLPASDNPLGRTAPTVLSVGPLLRELILAYTRAPQDDTPERGRLRAVLLDQLRASPQQPLHLPAPDHPQLRALCALLHEDPADQRTLGALGREVGASERTLSRLFRADLGMTFPQWRTQLRLHHALVLLAEGRSVTAVAHACGWSSASAFIEVFRRTFGHTPGAHEAR
- a CDS encoding MFS transporter — encoded protein: MRRNKSIILLSAGHACVDVYQGAVAALVPFFVAERAYSYAAASGVVLAASLLSSVAQPLFGALTDRRPLPWLLPVSTLLGGAGIALSGLGDSYALTLALVALSGLGVAAYHPESARVARLASRGSHTAMGWFSLGGTLGFAAAPLLVAAVVAGGGLRLTPLLVIPAVVGSVLCLVALRAPAERPRKPGARDLSAGSDDPRSFARLSLAVVCRSITFIGLSTFIAFHVQERTGGGTASGTAALFVLYAGGAVGSVLGGALAERWDRVAVVRRSYLLTVVAVAGLVFAPGPAVYVFVALASAGLYVPFSLQVTLGQDYLPTRIGTAGGITLGLTVSVGGLTTPLIGAAADATSLRTALAPLALLPAVGWLLVRGLREPRAAADAVVTSGAP
- a CDS encoding serine hydrolase domain-containing protein gives rise to the protein MADIHGTYDDLFTAVPSTLAEFLDGGDAGGSVAVFVDGEPVVDVWGGYADAGRSVPWQRDTLVNVWSVTKTMTALCALVLADRGALDVDAPVARYWPEFAAAGKERVLVRQLLAHTAGLPDWDPPLAPTELYDWDTATSRLAAQAPRWEPGSAAGYHSLTQGYLVGEVVRRVTGRTLSTFFADEIAGPLGADFHIGLSAEHDTRVAPSVPPPGQDEDYSASPPGGIDPTEPHTPALRVRVGNSPAWRRAEIPAASGFGNARSVALVQSALACGGSVGATRLLSPAGADRARQEQFNGEDRTLGMTTRWGLGYGLFGSTFGWGGWGGSLVMIEPETRSVVAYVTNQMREPIEDTRGLELVMAAQDGIKALQK